A stretch of DNA from Luteolibacter sp. Y139:
CAAAATCTCCCCATCGACCCGCACCCGGACAAACCCCTGCCTGCGCAGATCCCCGATCAATCGCTCCGGCTCACGCGCCTCCTCCTCCGGCACCGGCGCCAGCAGCACCACCTTCGTCCCCTCCGCCATCGCCGAAATCGCCGCTACGATATCCGCCGCCCCCATCCTCTCCAACTTCTCCCCCGTCGCCGGATCATGCGGCACCCCCGCCGCCGCCCACAGCACCCGCAGGTGCTCGTGGATCTCCGTCACCGTCGCCACCGTCGAACGCGGATTCAGTCCCCCACTCCGCTGCTCGATCGCAATCGCCGGGCTCAGCCCCTCGATCGCATCCACATCCGGCTTCTCCAGCTGATCCAAGAACTGCCGCGCATACGCCGACAGCGACTCCACGAACCGCCGCTGTCCCTCGGCGAACAAGGTATGGAACGCCAGCGATGACTTCCCTGACCCACTCGGCCCGGTAATCACCACCAGCTTCCCCCGCGGAATCTCCACATCGATCCCTCGCAAATTGTGCTGCCGGGCTCCCCGGATCCGGATGCTGTCCACGAGGGGATGGAAAAGATCCCTTTGCCAATGTGCAACACTGGGAGCGCGGAATTCATTCCGCCCCAGATACCCGGCAACCAAACCATCCCAGCGGAATGAATTCCGCTCTCCCTGCTAACCTTAAAACGGGAACTTCCCCTTGAAGTTCTTCATGAGGTCCTCGAAACCACCCCCAGCCGGGTTACCAAATCCCGGCGGCAAGCCAGGCATCCCGCCCTTGCCTCCAAGTCCCCCGCCCATCTGGCGCATCATCTTGTTCATCTTGTTCGGAGAGCGCATCATCTTGCGCATCTCGCCGAACTGCTTGAGAAGTTGGTTCACCTCCACCAGCTTGGTGCCGGAACCCTTGGCGATGCGGTCGCGACGCGACGCCTTGATGATCTCAGGACGGCGACGCTCGTCGGGCGTCATCGAAAGCACGATTGCCTCCGTGCGCTTCAGCCGCTTGGGATCGAAGGCCGCATCCGGGATCTGCTTCTTGATCTTGTTGAACCCGGGCATCAGGCCGAGCAATCCCTTCATGTCACCCAGCTTCTGAAGCATCTTCATCTGGTCCAGGAAGTCGTTGAAGTCGAACTTGCCCTCGGCAAGCCGCTCGATCGACTTCATCGCATCCTTCTCATCGATCTTCGACGCGACCTGCTCCACCATCCCGACGATGTCGCCCATGCCGAGAATCCGGTCGGCCATGCGGTTCGGGTGGAACTCGAACAGCTGATCCAGCTTCTCGCCTTCACCCGCATACTTGATCGGCTTGCCGGTGATCGAGCGCATCGAAAGCGCAGCACCACCACGCGCATCGCCATCGAGCTTGGTCAAAATAATGCCGGTGATTCCCACCGCATCATCGAAGTGCTTTGCCACCGACACCGCCTGCTGGCCCGTCGCAGCATCCGCCACCAGCAGCGTCTCCTGCGGCTGGAGGAAAACGTGGAGTCGCTTGAGTTCCTCGATCAGTCGCTCGTCGATTTCCTGGCGGCCCGCGGTGTCGAAAATGATCACATCGTGCCGCTGCGTCTCCGCCCAAGCGAGCGCCTCCCGGGCAACCTTGACGACATCGCTCTCGCTGGCATCCGGCGTGTAAACCGGCACGTCCACTTGCTTGGCGAGCGTCGCCAGCTGATCGATGGCCGCCGGACGATAGAGGTCGATCGCCACCAGCAACGGCTTGCGACCTTCCCTCTTCAGGCGCAGCGCAAGCTTGCCGGCAGTGGTGGTCTTGCCCGCGCCGTTGAGACCGCAGAGCATCAATCGGCCGGGAGCTTCAAGATTGAGGCCGACTTGATCGCCGCCCAGCAACTCGGCCAGTTCATCGTGGAAAATTTTAACGATCTGCTCGCCCGGCTTGATCGACTTGAGCACGTCCGCCCCCATCGCCTTCTCCTTCACATGGGCGATGAATTCCTTCGCAATGCCGAACTCCACATCTGCCTCCAGCAGGGCGAGACGGACGTCACGGAGCGCGTCGGTAATATTCGACTCCGAGATTTTCCCGACCCCGCGGAGGTTACGGAAGGTCTTGTCGAGAGAGTCGGCGAGATTGGAAAACATGGCAACGGGAGCTTGGAGTCTGGCTAGAGGATTTCCAGCACTTCTATTTTGAGATCGGAATCACCTAGCAACTGGATCCGGTCGGCGGCCTGACGAAGCTTTGCTTCAAGCTGCGCCGTGGAGGTGTTCCCGCAACGCAGCCACACGATCTTGGGCGGAGCACCGCGAAGTTTGTTCCAATCGGCGTAGTCAGAATCGTAGGTGACGATGATGAATCCATGGGATTTTGCATAATCCCAAATCGAAAGATCCTCCGCCTCCGCCATTCCAAGCAAGCGGACATGCTGCGAGCCGGGAAACAAGTCCGCCAACGCGGAAACCAGTCGGTGACTGAGGTTCTGATCGAAGAGCAACCTCATGACGAGGCCGCCACAAGGTGATGGTCACGATCCGCAGCGAAGGCGAGACTGGCCTGGATATCTTCAGTGGTTAGATCGGGAAAATCCTCTAGGATATCAGCGTTGGACATGCCCGAGGCCAGCCATCCGAGAATATCATAGACCGTAATGCGCAGGCCCCGGATGCAGGGCTTGCCGCCGCGTTTGCCGGCCTCGATCGTGATTCTTTGGCGGAAATCGCTCATCGTTTCAGGCTGGATAATAGCGTTAAATGCCACGAAGTCGAGACTGTGGATCACTCCGGCGTCGCCGGCAAATACGCAGCCTCCGCATCCACCCGGAAGGACCAGCGCAGCGGAACTTCGGGGGGCTTCCCCTTGCTGTCCAGCCACGAGACGGCCACCTGGCACACCGGCGAACGCAGGCGGCGGTTGACCTGCCACGAGTAGGACTTCGATTGCTCGTCGAAAACGGCAGGCACTTCGCCGAAACCACCGACTTTCATCGAGAGGGTCTTCGGATCCAGGTCCGGCACATTGGAAAGATCCGCGGAAAGCAGCGGCAGCCGCGAATCCACCAGCGCCCCCGCCTCCGGCTTCACGGGGAATGGCGTGCTCTGCGGTGCGAGTTCCTGGTTGCGTCCCGCAGTCGCGCCGGCGACCTCGTTGAACGCGGTGGCCAGTTCGAAGACCCGGTCGTGGGTACCTAGGACGATGTAGCGCGGCAACAGGCGATCGTCATTCGAGCGCCGGATCTTCCCCGGCAGCACAGTGAAAAGGCTCTCGTAGCCGAACTCCTTCGACAGCGGATCCATCTCCGCGGTGTGGATGCCACCGGGATAGGCGAAGGTCGTGACCCGGCCACCGAATTTCTCCTCCAGGAAGGTCTTCGAATCGCCGAATTCAGTGCGGAGGAACTTCACATACGCCTCCGCCCCCTTGCGGCGGTGCGGCCCGGGATACGAGTGGCTGACCGAGTGGCTGCCGATGGTCGCCCCGTGCTTCTGCATCTCCTTGATCATGTCCGAAGTCAGCGCCTTGCCGCCGCCGTCGACGTAGTTCTTGTAGAGGAACACCGTGAAGGGAAACCCGAACTCCTTGAGGATCGGATAAGCGTCCGTGTAGGAAGCCTTCCAGCCGTCATCAATCGTGATGACGATGCTCTTGTCCGCGATCTCCTTCTCCCCGCGCTTCCACGCTTGGAAATCGGCCATGGGGATCACGGGCAGGCCGGCGTTCTTGATCGCCTCCATTTGCTTCCGGAACTTCGAGGTCCGGATGATCATCTCCGTTTCCGGGGCAGTCTCGGAAAAGTCGTGATAGCCCAGCACGGACACGCGAACCCCGTCATCCGGCACGGTCGGTGGCGCTGGAACAGGTGCCGGGGTCGGAGCCGGCTCTGGGGCTGAAGGCGTGGCTGGGGCAGCCGGAGGAGTTGCCGGGGCGGTCGGAGCCACCTGCTGCGCGGAAAGCGACAGCGGCAAAAACAGGGCGAACAGGAGGGGCGCGAACTTGATCGTCATCGGACGGCCCCACTGTAGCCGAGGTCCGCCGGGTGCGAAGCCCGAATTGCCCGCAATTGTGGCCCCCCTCAACGGGAAGCCTGCTCGCTCGAAGTCCGGACCGGCACTGGCACCGGAGCCTTCTGCGAATGCTCCTTGTTCATGAATGTCAGCGTGATACCGACATAGAAGAGAACCAGAGTCAGGGTGAAAAAAATGGGGGCAGTCATGACCGGGGGGACGGTTGGGGTTGGGTTTTGAGAACAAACGCCTGAAACTCAGGCCACTTGCGCGGTCATCGTGGGGGCCACTGGGGCAGCGGCCATGCGCATCTTGCGCTTGCCGGTTTCCTGCGGGAGCCAGCCAAGGCTGGCAACGGCGAGGGCAAGCGCGAAAGCGAAGCGAGCGGCGTTCTTCATGCCCACAGCATCCCACCTGGTAGCCCCACAAGCCATTACGTCATGACGTGTGCCCAAATCGGGGGTTGAGTCCGCCGCGCCCCTACCCCAAAACCCCCGCGCCAAATGAAGATTGTCGTCGTGGGAAAAGGTGGGCGCGAGCACGCGCTGGTGCGGGCCCTGGTGGAATCGCCGGGACGGCCCGAGGTGTTCTGTTTCCCCGGCAGCGACGCGATTTTCCAGCTCGCCCAGCCGGTCCCGGCCGATGGCCTCGAGTCACTCGTCAACTGGATGGCCGCCAACGACATCGGCCTCTGCGTCGCCGGCGAGGAAAGCTACCTCGTGAAAGGCGAAGGCCTCGCCAATCTCTGCGAAAAGGCCGGCATCCCCTGCTGGGGGCCACATCTCCAATCCGCCCAACTCGAAGCCAGCAAGGAATTCGCCAAGCAGTTCCTGGAGCGCCACAATATCCCCACCGCCAAGGCCATCGCCTGCGCCACGCTGGAGGAGACCGTCGCCGCCATCGGCGGAAAATTCCCCACCGTCCTCAAGTTCGACGGCCTCGCCGCCGGCAAGGGCGTCGCGGTCTGCATGGTCGAGCCCGAAGCCACCGCCTTCCTCGACGAGGTCTTCGTTCAAAACCGCTTCGGCCCCGGTCGCGTGCTGGTGGAGGATTTCCTCACCGGCCCCGAGGTCTCGATCTTCGCGGCCATCGTCGATGACCACTACCTGATCTTCACCCCCGCCCGCGACTACAAGCGCCTCGGCGAAGCCGACGCCGGCCCGAACACCGGCGGCATGGGCGCCGTCGCCAGCCGCCGCCTGATCCCGGCGGAACTCCTTTCGGAAATCGAGCGCGGCATCGTCGCAACCACTGTCGCCGGCCTCCGCAAGGACAACCTTCCCTACCGCGGCTTCCTCTACTTCGGCCTGATGCTCACCCCCGATGGCCCGAAGGTCATCGAATACAACTGCCGCTTCGGCGACCCCGAGTGCCAGGCGGTCATGCCGTTGGTGAAGGGCGACCTCGCCAACTTCTGCCTCGCCGGAGCCAAGGGCGAATTGGAGCCCGGCCTGATCTCCTTCGACGAAGGCTGGAGCGTCTGCGTCGTCCTCGCCTCCGCCGGCTATCCCGAAACCTCTCGCAACGGCGACGTCATCTCCGGCCTAGACGCCGTCGAGACCGCCCGCATCTACCACGCCGGCACCAAACGCAACGGCCGCGGCGAATGGGAAACCAACGGCGGCCGCATCCTCGCCCTCGTCGCCCGCGGCGAAACCCGCGCCGAAGCCGTCACCAACGCCCACGCCGCCACCGATCTCGTCTCCTTCGCCGGCATGCAACGCCGCCGCGACATCGGCATCCGCAACTTCGAAGATTGATGGAGCGCTTCCGGGTCAGCATCGGAGATCACGTGCTTCACACCATCGGTGTGAGCGAGCCCGGTGTATTGTCCGTGACCTTGTCAGCCGTCATCAGGGAGACTTCAGAGCCGGAACAGCAGCACGAATGCTCGCTTCGGCTCGGAGGCTTGGAGTCTTCAACGAACACTTTTGTCGACTGGCCGGATTACGAGTTGGAACCGGGCGACATGATCGTGATTGAAGTTCTCCCCGAAGGCCCCTTTGACGAACCTGTATCCAAGCGACAGGACATCCAAGAGGTAGTCCGTCGCTCGAAGGCCGACTACGTTCGCCAGTTGGCAGGAGAACTCGGCTGGACCATCACCGAAAACGACACTTCTTCAGATTCATGAATCGCACCCTCGGCCCAGACGACATCGAGCAAGGCATTGCCGCCCTTGCCAACGCCATCCGCGAGCGCACCGCGGGCAAGCCGATCGCGCTCGTGGGTATCCGCAGCCGCGGCGACGAGGTGGCCGAGCGCGTCTGCAATCGCCTCGCCGAAGAAGACCGCGAACTGGAACTTGGCACCCTCGATATCTCGCTCTACCGCGACGACTACGAGCACCTCCACGAGAACCCCAAGCTCCAGGAAAGCGACATCCCCTTCACCGTCGATGGCGCGCACATCATCCTCGTCGACGACGTCCTCTTCACCGGCCGCACCATCCGCGCCGCGCTCGACGCCCTCTCCGACTACGGCCGTCCGGCCAAGGTCGAGCTCGCCGTCCTGATCGACCGCGGCCACCGCGAAATGCCGGTCCAGCCGGACTACACCGGCATTTTGTTAGAGACCGCGCGGCACGACCACGTGCATGTTTCCTTGGAAGCCACCGACGGCGAAGACAAGATCGAGATCGTCACCAAGCAAAACGACTAACCCCCTGAGCCATGCTTCCCGAACGCCGGAAATCCGCCGATGAAATCGCGAAGCTCCGCGAGTCGCTTGGTATCTCCGGCGAAGCGCAGGCAGAGGGCGAGGAAACGGCTGCCGCAAGCGAGCCAACGGTTCCCCCAAGCGAAAATGAGGAAGCCGTCAAGTCCGTCACACCAGCCCGCCAGGTCCGCTCGCTGAGGAAGTCCGAGCAGAAACCGGCTGAGTTTTCCGCGGTCCAAACCAAGAACGGCATCCCCGTCCGCCGCCACGACGACCGCGAACTGATGGAGATCCGCCGCGTCCAGGCCACCCCGCCGGACAAGAGCATCGCCTACATCCAGCAGCTCGGCGCACCATGGCCACTGGTAGTGCTCGGCTACCTTTTCCCATTCATCGGTGCCGCCTGCGGACTCTTCGCCGCATTCTCCCCGAAAGTCCCCGAGCCCGATCTTCAATACCAGTGGCTGATGGATCTCTCGCGCGCGCCGTGGCTGGACAAGGCAGGCTTTGGACTACTCGTCGCATGCTGCGCCATCGGCCTCATCTTCGCCGCATGGTTCGCCTTGAAGAAGCCTCGCTCGCGCCACCACGCCGGCTTCATCGTCATCTTCGCCGTTATCATCGTCGTCTTCGGACTCATTCACCAATTCAATCCCAATGGCCCGTAAGGACCTCCTCGACATCTCATCGCTCAGCCGGGAAGAAATCGATCTCCTCCTAGGCCAAGCCGTCCCGTTCAAGGAACTCTTCACCCGCTCCGTGAAGAAGGTCCCCGCCCTCAAGGGCAAGTCGGTTCTGATGCTCTTCTACGAGCCGAGCACCCGCACCCACTCCTCCTTCGAAGTCGCCGCCAAGCGACTCTCGGCCGACGTCACCAACTTCGACGTCCCCCACTCCTCCGTCGTCAAAGGCGAGTCCGTCCGCGAGACCATCGAAACCCTCCAGGCCATGCGCACCGACTACATCGTCGTCCGCCACGGCCGCAGCAGCCTCCCCGCCATGATCGCCGGCATGACCAAGGCCAGCGTGATCAATGCCGGCGACGGTGCCCACGCGCATCCCACGCAGGCCCTGTTAGATGCGTTCACGCTTCAGGAAGTCTACCCCGAGGGACTCGCAGGCAAGAAGGTCCTCATCATCGGCGACATCCTCCACAGCCGCGTCGCCCGCTCCACCAGCACCATCCTCAAGCGCCTCGATGCCAAGGTCGCCTACCTCGGCCCCGGCTCGCTGGTGCCGAAGTCCGGCCCGGAGAATATCGAGCGCTTCACCGACTACGAGGAAGCCATGAAGTGGAAGCCAGACGTGGTCTACCTCCTCCGCGTCCAAATGGAGCGCCAGGACGTCCAATTCTTCCCCAGCCTCCGCGAATACCACCGCGTCTACGGCATCACCGAAGAACGCCTCAAGCGCATCGACAGCGAAGGCCTCTGGCTCATGCACCCCGGTCCCGTGAACCGCGGCGTCGAACTCTGCGACGGAGCCATGGACTACAGCCGCAGCCTCATCAACCGCCAGGTTGAGAACGGCATCGCCGTCCGCATGGCCGTCCTCTACTGGCTCAAGCCCGGCGGCGAAGAGAGCTGAGCGACGCAAAAGAGGCCGCAAGGCCCGCTGGGTGCGCGGAGCCTCTGGCCCGCAGAAGCACCAAACAACTCCGCTTCACCCACCCCTGGGAGCGCCGGTCTTCAGACCGGCCCGAATGATCCCTCCATGCCGTCGCAACTCAACGGCTCTCTTTCACGAAGCCACCGCCGACGTAAACCCTGTAATCCTTGATCCGCCCCGGATTATTCCCCGCCCGCGGCGTATAACGGAACCCACCAATCTTGGTCGCTCCACCAAGATCAATCACGAGGTAGTGCGGATACCCCGGCTGCGCATCCTTCCACTCAGTGTGCCAGAAGTCCGCCGTCTGCCCGTTGAT
This window harbors:
- the ffh gene encoding signal recognition particle protein gives rise to the protein MFSNLADSLDKTFRNLRGVGKISESNITDALRDVRLALLEADVEFGIAKEFIAHVKEKAMGADVLKSIKPGEQIVKIFHDELAELLGGDQVGLNLEAPGRLMLCGLNGAGKTTTAGKLALRLKREGRKPLLVAIDLYRPAAIDQLATLAKQVDVPVYTPDASESDVVKVAREALAWAETQRHDVIIFDTAGRQEIDERLIEELKRLHVFLQPQETLLVADAATGQQAVSVAKHFDDAVGITGIILTKLDGDARGGAALSMRSITGKPIKYAGEGEKLDQLFEFHPNRMADRILGMGDIVGMVEQVASKIDEKDAMKSIERLAEGKFDFNDFLDQMKMLQKLGDMKGLLGLMPGFNKIKKQIPDAAFDPKRLKRTEAIVLSMTPDERRRPEIIKASRRDRIAKGSGTKLVEVNQLLKQFGEMRKMMRSPNKMNKMMRQMGGGLGGKGGMPGLPPGFGNPAGGGFEDLMKNFKGKFPF
- a CDS encoding DUF5615 family PIN-like protein, with the translated sequence MRLLFDQNLSHRLVSALADLFPGSQHVRLLGMAEAEDLSIWDYAKSHGFIIVTYDSDYADWNKLRGAPPKIVWLRCGNTSTAQLEAKLRQAADRIQLLGDSDLKIEVLEIL
- a CDS encoding DUF433 domain-containing protein, producing the protein MSDFRQRITIEAGKRGGKPCIRGLRITVYDILGWLASGMSNADILEDFPDLTTEDIQASLAFAADRDHHLVAASS
- a CDS encoding polysaccharide deacetylase family protein, which gives rise to MTIKFAPLLFALFLPLSLSAQQVAPTAPATPPAAPATPSAPEPAPTPAPVPAPPTVPDDGVRVSVLGYHDFSETAPETEMIIRTSKFRKQMEAIKNAGLPVIPMADFQAWKRGEKEIADKSIVITIDDGWKASYTDAYPILKEFGFPFTVFLYKNYVDGGGKALTSDMIKEMQKHGATIGSHSVSHSYPGPHRRKGAEAYVKFLRTEFGDSKTFLEEKFGGRVTTFAYPGGIHTAEMDPLSKEFGYESLFTVLPGKIRRSNDDRLLPRYIVLGTHDRVFELATAFNEVAGATAGRNQELAPQSTPFPVKPEAGALVDSRLPLLSADLSNVPDLDPKTLSMKVGGFGEVPAVFDEQSKSYSWQVNRRLRSPVCQVAVSWLDSKGKPPEVPLRWSFRVDAEAAYLPATPE
- the purD gene encoding phosphoribosylamine--glycine ligase; protein product: MKIVVVGKGGREHALVRALVESPGRPEVFCFPGSDAIFQLAQPVPADGLESLVNWMAANDIGLCVAGEESYLVKGEGLANLCEKAGIPCWGPHLQSAQLEASKEFAKQFLERHNIPTAKAIACATLEETVAAIGGKFPTVLKFDGLAAGKGVAVCMVEPEATAFLDEVFVQNRFGPGRVLVEDFLTGPEVSIFAAIVDDHYLIFTPARDYKRLGEADAGPNTGGMGAVASRRLIPAELLSEIERGIVATTVAGLRKDNLPYRGFLYFGLMLTPDGPKVIEYNCRFGDPECQAVMPLVKGDLANFCLAGAKGELEPGLISFDEGWSVCVVLASAGYPETSRNGDVISGLDAVETARIYHAGTKRNGRGEWETNGGRILALVARGETRAEAVTNAHAATDLVSFAGMQRRRDIGIRNFED
- the pyrR gene encoding bifunctional pyr operon transcriptional regulator/uracil phosphoribosyltransferase PyrR, encoding MNRTLGPDDIEQGIAALANAIRERTAGKPIALVGIRSRGDEVAERVCNRLAEEDRELELGTLDISLYRDDYEHLHENPKLQESDIPFTVDGAHIILVDDVLFTGRTIRAALDALSDYGRPAKVELAVLIDRGHREMPVQPDYTGILLETARHDHVHVSLEATDGEDKIEIVTKQND
- a CDS encoding aspartate carbamoyltransferase catalytic subunit; the encoded protein is MARKDLLDISSLSREEIDLLLGQAVPFKELFTRSVKKVPALKGKSVLMLFYEPSTRTHSSFEVAAKRLSADVTNFDVPHSSVVKGESVRETIETLQAMRTDYIVVRHGRSSLPAMIAGMTKASVINAGDGAHAHPTQALLDAFTLQEVYPEGLAGKKVLIIGDILHSRVARSTSTILKRLDAKVAYLGPGSLVPKSGPENIERFTDYEEAMKWKPDVVYLLRVQMERQDVQFFPSLREYHRVYGITEERLKRIDSEGLWLMHPGPVNRGVELCDGAMDYSRSLINRQVENGIAVRMAVLYWLKPGGEES